DNA from Luteolibacter yonseiensis:
AAACCTGCCCCGGAGTCCGCCTTCCGAAAAGCGGAAATCTCCGTGACACCTGAAAAACAAAACACCCCGCCTGGAAAACCAAGCGGGGCGTCCTGATGAAATTTTTCCGATGCGGATCAGTCGGCGCTCTTCACGAGGAGGGCGCGCTTGCCCACGCGCTCGCGGAGGTAGTGCAGTTTCGCGCGGCGGACCTTGCCACGGTTCGTGACCTCGATCTTGGCGATACGGGGGGTGTGGAGAGGGAAGACGCGCTCGACGCCCTCGCCGTAGGAAATCTTGCGAACGGTGAACGAGGCGTTCACGCCGGAACCGCCACGGGCGATCACGAGGCCAGCGAAGATCTGGACACGCTCTTTACCACCTTCAACAACGCGGCAATGAACCTTCACGGTGTCACCGACGTTGAACTCGGCGACGTCTTGCTTCAATTGCTCTGACTCGATCTTCTTAATGATGTGCATGGGGTCCTCCTTCGCGGAAAATGAATGTGCTGCCAGCGGTGTCTGTGCGGTGTGCCCTGACGCGCGGGGCGGGAGAGCTAGTGGATCTGTTTCGGATTTGCAACCGCGAAATTGATCGAATTTCAGTGTTTCCCATAAACGGCCGCCGGATCGAACGATTTTTCGCCCCCGATCTGCTCCAATTTCGCCGTGCCGCCCGCCGTCGCAGGCACCACTTTCCGGTAAAAACACGAGTTCCGGCCCGTGTGGCAGGCTCCCGCGCCGATCTGCTCGACGACGACGACCAGGGCGTCCTGATCGCAGTCCGTCCGGATCTCCACGACCCGTTGGATGTGACCGGAGGTCGCTCCCTTGTGCCAGAATTCCTTGCGCGAGCGGGACCAGTACACCGCTTCGCCGATCTCCAGAGTGCGGCGCAGCGACTCCGCGTTCATGTAAGCCAGCATCAGCGGCTCCTTCGTCGTCGCATCCACCGCCATCGCAGGGATGAGGCCGTCCGCGTCGAATTTCGGGGCGAAATCAGCGCCTTCCTCGATCTCCGCCTTACCACCCCGCAGGGCAAACACGTTCTGCGTATCCATGCGGGGACCGTGAAACGGGGCATGCGGCGTGTCCAGTCCAGAGTCTGGAGGGAAACCTGTCCTGAGTTTGTTTCTGCCGGATTGTGAAAAGTTTCAAGATGGAGATTTGTCCGAAGCCGTGGAGAATGCCGCATCCAGCGTATTCAGCACGGCGAGGCCTTTTGCCGCCGAGCCTCGTGCGGCAATGGCTCGGAAACGGGTTTCCGCATCGAACTCCACAATGCTGATGGTGGCGAGCTCCTCCATCAGCTTGTTGACGCTGATGTCGCGGTGCTTCGCAAGCTGGCGGAGACGGGCGTGTTTGTCGTCTGGCAGGCGGATGGTGAGCGTGCTCATGGGAGTGTGGATATGAATTGGGCCGGAGTCTGTATTTTAAGCTCGGGGAAACGTAACTGTCCGTGAAGGAGACCTTTGAGATTGTGGGTGACGATTGCTTCGGCTGAGCCTGCGAGCGCGAGTTCGATAAGGTGGTTGTCTGCCTCGTCAGGGAGGTTCGGCCGCCAGAGGTAATACACTTTGATCCAATCCGCCACAGAAAGCAACGCGTCGAAAAGCGCCAACTGCTCATCTTTCGGAATGGGGCTTTTCGCCATCAGTTCAGGTCGTGAAAGCAAGTCCTCGTATTCATGGAAAAGGGCGGCCCCCATGATCGCACGAACCCTGCCTGAGAGGCAGGCTCTCAGGATTTCCCGATTTTGGCCAGCCGGGCTCAAGATGGCGCCGATGAAAACATTGGTATCCACAACTATGCGGGGAGGCATGTGTTTTGATAGCACATATGATGGCATTATGCCAATATCAAAATTCGAGAGAGACTGCCGGATCCGTTCTTCCCCCCATAAGTGGGAGTTCGAAATTCTTGCCCGGTCCTTGGCGCATCCGCTATTCCTCAGGGATGAAAAAATTCATCGCCTTCGGGTTTTTAGCTCTTTCTGTCTGTGTTTTCGGGAAAGAAACCAAGCCCGCCACCGCAATCCGCCCCGGCGAGGTGTGGCTGGATACCGATGGTAAAATGGTCAACGCCCACGGCGGCGGCATCCTTTTCCATGCGGGCACCTATTACTGGTATGGGGAGATCAAGGAGGGAAAGACCTACCTTCCCGAGGTGAACAAGTCCTGGGGCGGCACCCGGGTCGATGTCGTCGGGGTCTCCTGCTATTCCTCGAAGGATCTGCTTGCCTGGAAAAACGAGGGAAACGTCCTGCCTGCCGTCCCCGGTACGGATCTCGACCCGAAGCTCGTGCTCGAACGCCCCAAGGTCGTCTATAATGCCAAAACGAAGAAATTCGTCCTCTGGTTCCACAGTGATTCCCTGAACTACGCCGCTGCGAAGGCGGGCGTCGCCACCAGTGACTCGCCCACCGGTCCCTTCACCTACCATGGCAGTTTCCGGCCGCATGCGAACCAATGGCCGGTCGGCGTCACCGAAGAGCAGAAAGCGGACGAAAAGAGCCAGCTGGTGAAGGATTTCTCCGTCGGTCAGATGGTCCGCGACCTTACCGTCTTCGTGGATGACGATGGAAAAGCCTACCTTTTCGCCGCGTCCGAGGGGAATCCCACCATGCAGATCTCCGAACTCACCGAAGACTATTTGAAAACCACCGGAAAATACATCCGCATCTGTGAAGGCCGTTCGATGGAAGCTCCCGCGGTTTTCAAGCGCGAGGGCAAATATCACATGATCGCCTCCGGCTGCACCGCATGGGCGCCGAACGCCGCCCGCTCGGTCGTGGCCGACAGCATCTGGGGTCCGTGGAAGGAACTCGAAAATCCCTGCAAGGGTGAAAAGGCCGACATTTCCTTTTTCTCCCAATCCACCTACGTCCTTCCCGTCCACGGCAAGCCGGACCAGTTCATCTTCATGGGGGACCGCTGGATCAAGGACGACCTCGCCGACTCCCGTTATATCTGGCTGCCCATCACGTTCACCGAAAAGGGCCAGCCGGAAATCCGCTGGCATGACTCCTGGAGCATCAGGTAAGGGCACGGGGACGAGGTGTTGGCGCATGATAAATGGCCTGCATGCGGAATTCCTCGAGACGGCCTCCATGATTGTGATTCATCATGGAGGCTCGTCTCAAGTCAAGCGGCTCATCCCATATCTGGGGAACAAAGATCCTGGCACTTTTAAAGCCCTATGACGTTGTTGCCGGACCCGGGAAACCGGGGTGTCCTTCTGATTTTATTTCTAACGAAAATAGGATTGGGAAAGATCCGATCATATGATTAGTGATCAGCAAATTGGGTGATAAATTCACCGCATAATAGATGACGTTGAAGATGATCCGGCGCTGCGGTGACCGCACTTTCCGTCGTTGGATCCGCCGCTAATGGCATGATAGCTGCATTCTTGGGTTCCGCCTCCAACCACCAAGAATAATAAAACCAGAGTTATCATGATCTTTTTAAAATGCCATCACCTGTGGCGGAACCGTCTTTCCGCGGCCGCTGCGATCGGATTGGGAATCTCCGCGGCCCATGCGGACAAGACGGTGCCCTTCGTTTTGGAAGACTCCACCATGGAAGATGTCCAGAAAGCCATGGACGCAGGGGCGCTCACCAGCGTGGAGCTGTCCTTGCTCTATATGAACCGGATCGAGGCATACGACCGCAACGGACTCACGTTGAACACGGTTCCCGCCATCAATCCCCGTCTCATCGCGGAAGCCGCGCGGGCCGACCGCCTGCGTGCCAACGGTCAAAAACTGGGCCCGTTGCAAGGCATCCCGTTCACCGCGAAAGGCAGCTTCAATTTCGAAGGGCTTCCGAATACCGACGGGATCACCGCATGGGCGGACCTGTATCCACAGGAGTCTTGTTTCGTCATCGACAAACTCCAGGATGCGGGAGCGGTGTTCCTCGGCCACGCCAATCTCGACGCGTTCCAGTCGTCCACTTCCCAAGCGCTGTCCCAGGTATGGGGACTCGCAAGGAATCCTTATAATCCGGAGTTCCGCACCGGCGGGAGCAGTGGTGGTTCCGGCGCGGCCACCGGCGGCAACCTTTCCTTCTTCTCTCTCGGTGGCGAGACCGGAGGTTCCGTCCGCAGCCCCTCCGACCGGGGCGGTATCGTGGGCATCAAGACCAGCAACGCGCTCATCTCGGTGAGAGGGCTCGCTCCCCTCGCGTGGGATCGGGACGTGGTGGGACCGATGGCCCGCCATGCGCAGGACACCGCGCACATCATGGATGCCGCCACGGTCACGGACCCCGATGACATCTGGGCTTCGGTGGACGTGATCCCCGGCCGCGCCAAGCCGACCGGCTACTCCGCCACCGCCGCTTCCACGACTCTCGCGGGCAAACGCCTCGGCGTCCCGGTGAACATGCTGGGGAACTCCACAGGCAGCGTCGCGGATGAGATCCGCGCCCTCTTCGCCCAAGCCCGAGCGGACCTCCAGGCCGCGGGCGCGACCATCGTGGAAGTGACGGTGCCGCCCGAACTGGACATCTCCTTCACCGGACGCAGGGCCTCCGTTCCCCAGTCCGTGCTGGTCCCTCCGACCCGGAAACTCTACTCTCCGGTGAACACCGATCTCACGGGAAACATGGTCGGCAGCTCGCGGGGCTATCCGTTCAAGACTTTCCTCGAGGCTGTGCTGGCAACTCCGGCCGACACTCCGGAGACCCTCCACAGCAAGGTGGTCGCGAGGATTTCGCCGGTGACCCAGCTCACCCAGTCCTCGCGTGACGCCATCGCGAACAAGACCACCTTCGGACCGACCGCGCCGGACGCGGTCGAGCATTTCCTCGCGGTCCGCTATCAGATCCTGGACTACGAGGCGTTCCTCGCCGCGAACAATCTCGACGCGCTCATCATGCCGACGGCTCCGGTCAAGACCAGCACGGGTATCACCCTTCCACCCATCTCGCGGGCACTGGTGAACTCCTTCTCCAACCCCTTCGTCACCGTCCCCATGGGCACCGTCAACATTCCCTTGAACGCCACCACCACGGCGGAGCCCAGCACGCTGGGTTTCATGGGACGCTTCTGGGGTGATGACAAGGTGCTGGGAATCGCGGCCGCATATGAGGCCGCCACCCGCCATCGGGTGAATTCGCCACTTGTCCCTCCCCTTGAAGGTGAGAACTTCAACTATGTGGTGAAGGAGATCGTCCCGCCGATCCATCCTCCGATCATCAACCTCCAGAGCAAGGCGGTTGTCAAAGGCAAGGGCAAGAACCTGCGGCTGGTGGTTTCCGGCACGATCACCAAGGATGCGTCGCTGAAATCCATCAAGGTCACCATCGGCGGCAAACGTGTTCCTGTCAGCGGCATGGCCAAATGGAATGCGGTGATCGGTCTGGGTGACCTGCAGAAACGGATCAACTCCCGTTCGAACACCGTCAGCGTCACCGTTCTGGTGAAGGACAGCGTGGGCAACACCAGCGCCGTGATCCGCAACGTCAAGCTCCCCAATCTGAAAAAACTGGTCCGTCTTTAACCGGTCCGTGACCCGACTCCAAGGCGGCGGAAATCCGCCGGGTTCCCGCCGCCTTTACTTCCCCCGGGGATCGACCCGCTTCCGCAAACCAACCCATGTCCCGTTCCAGAAAATTCCGCAAATCCATCCGCCACACCGCGATCGCGGTCTGTCTGATTCTTGCCACCGCGCTATGGCTCAACCATGGAACCGGTGACCGGCAGGACTCCCGTCCGATCTCCGGTCTCAAGGATGGATCCGCCCAAACACGTGCCTCTGCCATCGAAACGGAA
Protein-coding regions in this window:
- the rplS gene encoding 50S ribosomal protein L19; this encodes MHIIKKIESEQLKQDVAEFNVGDTVKVHCRVVEGGKERVQIFAGLVIARGGSGVNASFTVRKISYGEGVERVFPLHTPRIAKIEVTNRGKVRRAKLHYLRERVGKRALLVKSAD
- the hisI gene encoding phosphoribosyl-AMP cyclohydrolase produces the protein MDTQNVFALRGGKAEIEEGADFAPKFDADGLIPAMAVDATTKEPLMLAYMNAESLRRTLEIGEAVYWSRSRKEFWHKGATSGHIQRVVEIRTDCDQDALVVVVEQIGAGACHTGRNSCFYRKVVPATAGGTAKLEQIGGEKSFDPAAVYGKH
- a CDS encoding putative toxin-antitoxin system toxin component, PIN family translates to MPPRIVVDTNVFIGAILSPAGQNREILRACLSGRVRAIMGAALFHEYEDLLSRPELMAKSPIPKDEQLALFDALLSVADWIKVYYLWRPNLPDEADNHLIELALAGSAEAIVTHNLKGLLHGQLRFPELKIQTPAQFISTLP
- a CDS encoding glycoside hydrolase family 43 protein → MKKFIAFGFLALSVCVFGKETKPATAIRPGEVWLDTDGKMVNAHGGGILFHAGTYYWYGEIKEGKTYLPEVNKSWGGTRVDVVGVSCYSSKDLLAWKNEGNVLPAVPGTDLDPKLVLERPKVVYNAKTKKFVLWFHSDSLNYAAAKAGVATSDSPTGPFTYHGSFRPHANQWPVGVTEEQKADEKSQLVKDFSVGQMVRDLTVFVDDDGKAYLFAASEGNPTMQISELTEDYLKTTGKYIRICEGRSMEAPAVFKREGKYHMIASGCTAWAPNAARSVVADSIWGPWKELENPCKGEKADISFFSQSTYVLPVHGKPDQFIFMGDRWIKDDLADSRYIWLPITFTEKGQPEIRWHDSWSIR
- a CDS encoding amidase, whose translation is MIFLKCHHLWRNRLSAAAAIGLGISAAHADKTVPFVLEDSTMEDVQKAMDAGALTSVELSLLYMNRIEAYDRNGLTLNTVPAINPRLIAEAARADRLRANGQKLGPLQGIPFTAKGSFNFEGLPNTDGITAWADLYPQESCFVIDKLQDAGAVFLGHANLDAFQSSTSQALSQVWGLARNPYNPEFRTGGSSGGSGAATGGNLSFFSLGGETGGSVRSPSDRGGIVGIKTSNALISVRGLAPLAWDRDVVGPMARHAQDTAHIMDAATVTDPDDIWASVDVIPGRAKPTGYSATAASTTLAGKRLGVPVNMLGNSTGSVADEIRALFAQARADLQAAGATIVEVTVPPELDISFTGRRASVPQSVLVPPTRKLYSPVNTDLTGNMVGSSRGYPFKTFLEAVLATPADTPETLHSKVVARISPVTQLTQSSRDAIANKTTFGPTAPDAVEHFLAVRYQILDYEAFLAANNLDALIMPTAPVKTSTGITLPPISRALVNSFSNPFVTVPMGTVNIPLNATTTAEPSTLGFMGRFWGDDKVLGIAAAYEAATRHRVNSPLVPPLEGENFNYVVKEIVPPIHPPIINLQSKAVVKGKGKNLRLVVSGTITKDASLKSIKVTIGGKRVPVSGMAKWNAVIGLGDLQKRINSRSNTVSVTVLVKDSVGNTSAVIRNVKLPNLKKLVRL